The Mucilaginibacter sp. PAMB04168 genome contains the following window.
TATTGGCGGATTTACAGCGGTTGATGGCGCAACTGTGATTACACAACATTATGATCTGTTAGCATTTGGTGCTAAAGTGGCCCGCTCTGCCACCAGCGTACCTGTTGAAGAAATTATACTTACCGAACCTATAGCAGGCGCCCAAGCCACACGCATTCATCCGGCACAAAATGGCGGCACACGTCATCTTGCTGCAGCACAATTTGTACACGACCAGCATGATGCGGTTGCCCTGGTGGCCTCGCAGGATGGCCAGTTCACGGTATTCGCATGGTCAGAAAAGTTAAAGATGGTTCATGCTCACCGCATTGACGTTTTACTATTATAAGCTAAATCTGCCACGGCAACTATCTACGAAATAAGGTTTAATGAAGTGATGCAGGTTATAGCAAGGCATTATAAAGTATTTCTACCGGGTGTAATGCTCTTCGGCCTGTTCCATCCTTTATTTGATGACGGCAACTGGTACCAGGGGCCGCTATGATTACATCGTGCGGCTGCTTACGAACCGTTGGCAACAAAATCAGTTCGCCGATTTGCATAGAAATGTTGTAATGTTCTTTCTCATACCCGAACGAGCCTGCCATTCCGCAGCAACCGGAAGGTATCGTTTCTACGGTATAATGTTTGGGAAAAGACAATATCCGACTTGTAGCGCCTAAGGCCGACCAAGCCTTTTGCTGGCAATGGCCATGCAGCTTAATTAACTGCTGTGCGTTGGTAAAGCTCTTTTGCTTTATATTCCCCTTAATTATCTCTGCAGCAATAAACTCGTCTATTAGGAAACTGTTTGATGCGAGATGTTTAGCAGCCGGTAAAAGATCATCATCTATCAGATCAACGTACTCGTCACGAAAAGTAAGTATGGCCGATGGTTCGATCCCAATCAAAGGCTCATCTGCTGAAATTAACTTACTAAGGATCTGAACGTTAATATGTGCTATCTTCTTAGCCTCTCGTAGTAAACCTTTTGATAAGTGTGCTCTTCCGCTTTCAGTATGTTGCGGTAGTATCACCTCGTAACCTAAGCGCTCCAGTAACATAATGGCTTTAACGCCAATGTCGGTATCCTGATAATTCGTAAACTCATCGCAAAAAAGGTATACCCTGCCTATGGTTTTTTTACTAGCAAATGAGTTGCTGCCTTTATGCTGAGCAAACCATTTTTTCAGCGTTAACTTACCAAGCGTTGGTATTGAACGTTTTTGCGCAAAGCCGGCTAAGGATTTAACCAACCTAGCTGTTAACGCATTCGTCATTATAAAATTATATAAGCCAGGCACAACCGAACCTAATCTAGCGGATGCGGCATAGTTTGCTATTAACCGGGAACGGAAAGGAACACCATTGGCATCCTGATAGTGCTGCAAAAACTCAGCCTTAAGCTTAGCCATGTCCACATTAGAGGGACATTCAGATTTGCAGCCTTTACAGCTAATGCAAAGGTCCATTACCTCTTTGATCTCCTCATGGTCAAAGCGATTAGGTTTGTCAGAATTAGTCAAAAATGTCCTTAATATATTGGCCCTCGCGCGTGTGGTATCTTTTTCGTTTAAGGTGGCCATGTACGACGGACACATCGTACCCCCTATTAAATGCGATTTGCGGCAATCTCCCGATCCGTTGCATTGCTCGGCATGTTGCAGTACATCCTGATTGGGGTAGCGAAATACCGTTCGGAATGCCGGGCTCTGCTGCCCGGGTTGGTAACGTAGCATAGTGTTCATGGGCGGTGTGTCCACTATCTTACCAGGGTTAAAGAGATTATTTGGATCCCAGGTGCTTTTAATTTCTCGCAATAACTCATAATTGCGTCTGCCTATCATCTGCTCTACGAATTCGCCGCGAAGGCGTCCGTCGCCATGTTCGCCGCTTAATGAACCTTTATATTTTTTCACTAAGGCTGCAATTTCCTGTGCAATCACCCTAAACAGACGATTTCCTTCGGCAGTTTTTAAGTTGATTATAGGCCTTAAATGCAGTTCACCCGACCCGGCATGTGCATAATGCACGGCATACAAGCCGTACTTTTTTAAAATTTCGTTAAAGTCCTGAATGTAGGCTGGCAAATCCTGTACATCTACAGCAGTATCTTCTATAACCGGAACAGCCTTTTCATCACCGGGCAAGTTACTTAATAAGCCCAGGCCGGCCTTTCTTAAGGTCCAAATGCGTTGCGTATCGGTTCCAAATAATAGCGGAAAATGATAACCCAGACCAGCCGCCCGCATTTCGGCCTCTACCTGGGACGCTATAGCTAAAACTTCATCGCGTGTTTCTCGCGCATATTCTATAACGAGTATAGCACCAGGATCACCTTTAACAAAAAAGCGGTTCTGGCTTTGTTCTATGTTATCTTTGGTACATTCCAGAATGTAATGGTCTATTAGTTCACTTGCGCTGGGGCGATACTTTAAAGCAATGAGGTTTGCTCGTAAAGCTTCGTTAACAGAATTGAAATGCACACACAGCAAACCATTCTCCCGGGGCGGCAATGGCTCAAGGTTTAGTTTGATCTCGGTTATAAATGCCAGTGTGCCTTCTGAACCGGCCAGTAGCTTGCAAAAATTAAAATCTTCGCCACCTGCTGTAAAGGGCGCACTTTGCAGCATTATATCTATTGCATAGCCCGTGTTACGCCGTGCTATGCTTTGCTTCGGAAACTCACTTCTAATTTCTACTTGATTCTCATAATTACTTAGTTGGCTGCGTATACCTTGGTACACTCTGGCTTCCAACGTATCTCCAGCGCATTTTGAAATAAAGTCATCAAAAGACAAAGCTTTAAATTCAACCTCCGAACTATCGCTTAATAACGCCTTTATCTCAATAGTATGTTCACGAGTACTCCGGTAAATGATAGAGTTTGATCCACAGGAGTTATTCCCTACCATTCCTCCTATCATAGCTCGGTTAGCCGTAGAGGTCTCAGGTCCAAAAAATAGATTATAAGGCTTTAAGAACAGATTAAGTTCATCACGCACCACACCTGGCTCAACGCGCACCCAACGTTCAGCAGCATTTATTTCGAGAATTTTAGTGAAGTGTTTAGATACATCTACTACTATACCCTTACCCACAACCTGACCTGCAAGCGATGTACCAGCCGTACGTGGAATAAGAGAAGTACCTTCAGTTCGGGCAAATTCAATCAGCCTTCTTATATCAACAACACTAGCAGGCATAGCCACAGCCAAAGGCATTTCCGCATAAGCAGAAGCGTCTGTAGCGTACAGAACACGCATAGTATCATCACAAAACAGCTCTCCCTCTAGCTGCCCGGCCAATTGCTGCAGCTTTTTATCCATACTGCTAAGCCTTGGTTTGCCCTGTGTAAGTGCTTTCAAAAATTTTATCTGCATTGTTCGTCTCAAAACCGTCGCGGCGGTGCCGGGTCAACAATTCATCCGGTTTTAAATGCGCAAATTCAGGCAAAGGAAGACGTTCGGCAAACTCCACATAGCTGCCCGCAATACTCATGGTTTGCCCGTCAGCAAATAAGGCATCCTGCATTTCGGCTACCGTACTACTTTGTTTCAGTAGGCCATCACCACTAATTTTGACTTTTCCACCCGCAGTATTTAATTTTATTCCTAAACTCTCCACAAACGCATCGAATTCTTCGAGCCGGTTATAGCCCTCTTTTAAGGCATGTACACTTATCGTATAATGGTTAAGGTAATAGCGGTTATAAATTACCCAGGCTGCATACTCGCTTTCTTGCAATAGGTTTTCGTAGTCTGCTTTGGTTGGCAATGCCCAAAGTGATTGATGCAGAAACTCGCCAATCTGCGCTCCGTCGTTTAAGTTAACTGAATCGACAGGATCGGCAATTATGGAGTCGGTATATTGGTGAATGATTTGCTGCGCGTGTTCTGATAGTTGATCTACAACTAACTCGCTCATAAAAATGCGGGGATACTTATCGGCGGGTGGCGCATACCAGTAAGCATTCAGCTTTTTACCTTCAAAATAATAATAATCTCTTTTTTGATAGCCATGATGCAGAAATATCTTTTCGAAAGACTGTATACCCAAATGTGGAACGCCTAATGTACGAAAGGCAATATGATCGTTTACAATCTCGTCCTGTGATTGGACTACGTCTTGCGCAACGAGGGAATTCGTAATTTTATTTACCGCAGGTACCTTGTTACTATAGCGCTCAAAAAGAATATTAAGAAATATATTCAGCGGAGTTTCGTCACCAAAATACATAAGTTGTTTAGCTAAAGGATTATTGCTCAAATAACGCCCTTTATACAAACTTCTGCAAGTAAAATTCCAGTTGCTAAAGATTGATTATCCGGTCCCTTACTTCTTCCATAAGCCACATAGGGCTAGATGTTGCACCGCAAATGCCAACACGGTCATTTTGCTTAAACCATTCCGGCTGCAAGTCGCTTAATCCTGAAACAAAATGGGTTTTTGAATTAGCCTCTTTGCAAACCTGGTAAAGCATTTTGCCATTAGATGATTTTTTTCCTGAAACGAAGATAACCGTATCATAATGGGCAGCAAATTCCCGCAGTTCCAGATCACGATTGGATACCTGTCTGCAAATAGTATCTTTTAAGTCTACCTTTGCTCCGGATGCCTCCAGGGTATCTTTGATGTTATAAAGTTCTGCAGTGCTTTTAGTAGTTTGGCTGTATAAGGTAATCTGCGCTGGGAGAAGCTCTGTTTGCAGTTCTGTGTAACTACCAAAAACCACGGCATTGTTGTTGGTTTGACCCTTTAACCCAATTACCTCGGCATGGCCTTCTTTACCGAATATAAATATCGGCTCCCCGTTGTCATAACTTCGTTTAATTCGGTTTTGCAGTTTAAGCACCACAGGGCATGATGCATCTATGAGCTGTATGTTATTAGCCAAGGCCAACTGATAAGTAGAAGGGGGCTCGCCATGTGCACGTATCAGCACTTTCTCGTTACGCAATACGCTGAATGAATCGTTATCAATTATCCGTAAACCTTTGTGCTGCAAGCGCTGCACTTCTTCGTCGTTGTGCACAATATCGCCCAGGCAATAAAGATAACCCTGTTCTTCTAAAATTTGTTCGGCCATCTCAATGGCGTAAACAACTCCAAAACAAAAACCAGAATTGGCATCAATATCAACTGATAAGTTCAGCATAGTATTCAAAGTTATAATAAATACAACTTTGAACCAAAACTGTTTGAAGAAGTTAAATATTGTACTAACCGCTTAACTGTTGAATTCTTGCAAATCCCTCTTTGAATTGATGGTCTTCTTTTCGTGATGATGATAGTGGAACGATTCCAATTTTTGTAGCAGGTGTTGCAAAACCAGTTTTTCGGACAAGTTTAGTTCGCCTGTAACTATTTTACCCACGTTGTTCATTTCTTTAAACACATCATAAAGTAACTCGCGTCCGGCATCAGTAATGCAAATACGTTTTCCCCGCTTATCTTTGTCATCGTTCCACTGCTCAACTAACCCGGCTGTAATTAAACGTCTGATTACTTCTGTGCCTGATGTCTTCTCCTGCAAGTTACGGCTAATCAGATCGCCTTTAGACATATTATCGTGAGTAAGCAGAATGGCAAGACAGGTAAAGTCTTCACCTGTTTGCAAAGGAGTGCCTTCTAAAGCCTTTTTGATATAATATTTGGCATAGCGGCTCATGTAAATAAACAAGCGTGCAATGCTATTATCAATTTGATAAGCCTGTGATTGAGCCTCTTTCTCATTTTCACCAAAGCGAATATCTGGTGTTGTTTCGTTCGGAGCCGAATCTTGCAAATGATTAACTAAGAAACCAGCAAAGCCCTGCATCGATATTTCCGATCCGTTACTCTCCTTTTCAAACTGTTCAACAAGGTTCAATAATTGGTGTACCAGTCCGTACGATTTCATGTCAATTGAACCATATTATGTTCATTTTGTTTAAGTTAAAAGGAATACAGCGTTATACTGTCTTCTTAACCATATTGTTATAGGCAGAACTAGTTATTTAATTTAATAAAGCCTCCATCAATAGGATAATCACATCCTGTTATAAAGCCGGCCTCGTCAGAACATAAATAAAGCGCTAAGGCGGCTACCTCTTCGGGCTTAGCCATACGGCCTATAGGTTGGCTTTGCGATAGCTTTTCAAACATCTCTGCCTCACGACCAGCATAGTTCTTTGCAATAAAGCCATCAACAAATGGTGTATGAACTCTGGCCGGCGATATGCTGTTGCTACGTATGTTATCACCCAGGTAATCGCGTGCTACAGACATGCTCATGGCATGAATTGCACCTTTACTCATAGAATAGGCAAAACGATCGGCAATACCCACAGATGATGCAATGGAAGCCATACTAACGATAACACCACCTCCGTTGCTTTTCATAATCGGCACAACTGCATACAGGCAATTATATGCACCTTTTACGTTAACATTATATACCCTTTCAAAATCGGCCTCTTCGGTTTTTTCAACGTTGCCAACATGGGCAATACCTGCATTATTAACTAAAACATCTATTTTACTTATAGATTGGAAGACCTGTAGTATCTGTTGTTGATTAGTTACATCGCCGCTATGCGCAAAAGCATGCCCGCCAGATGACTGTATTTCATCAATCGTTTGCTGCGCCGCATCAGCATTAAGTTCTATGACATGAACGGTTGCACCTTGCTGTGCAAATAATTTGGATATGGCTTTTCCTATACCACTACCACCGCCGGTTACAACAGCGATTTTATCTCTTAAACTAAACATCTGTAGTTGTTATTAGTGTAATACTCATTAAGCATTTAACACATCTGTGTAATATGCACAGCTTCAAAGGTATCATTTTGTGATATGCATAAAACTTTTTTGTTTGATTATTTCGCCTATTTATCACTTTACTGGCAGGTCTGCCCCTTATTGCTTCCTGACTTATAGGCAATGATGGTGATTGTTATGCAAAACACTTAGTGTTACCAATGGTTAAAAAAAGATGGAACTACAAAACAACCATTTAACAGGTAAGACAATTGTTATAACAGGGGCATCAAGTGGTGCCGGCCGTGCAGCTGCGCTTGAGTTTGCTCCATTTAGTCCTAATTTGGTTTTAGCTGCCCGTAATGAAAATGCATTAAATGAACTATCAGACGAGTGCAGGCAATTAGGCGCACAAACCCTGGTTGTGCCCGTAGATGTAACTGATGCCAAAGCCATGATAAACCTGGCCAACGCGGCACAAGCGTGGCAAGGCAAAGTAGACGTTTGGATAAATAATGCCGGCGTGTTAGCAGCCGGCGATTTTGATAAAACACCAATGGAAGTGCATCAGCAAATTATCGAAACTAATTTGTTGGGCTACATGAATGGAGCCCATGCCATATTACCTATTTTCAAAGCACAGCAACAGGGCACTATTATTAATAACATCTCTATCGGCGGATTTTTACCAGTGCCTTTTGGAGCTGGTTATACTGCAAGCAAATTTGGCTTAAGAGGCTTTTCAGAGGCGCTTAAGGCCGAATTGACGGCATGGCCTGATATTCATGTTTGTGATCTGTTCCCGGCTTTCTTGGACACACCCGGCATTCATCATGCAGGTAATTACACAGGCAAGGTGCTGAGGCCTGCGCCACCTGTTTACGATCCGAAGCGGCTTGCTCAAACCATGGCAAACGTGATCAAAGATCCACGGTCTAATACTTATGTAGGGAGCTTGTCGCTTTTGCTTAAATTATCACACGCCTTATTTCCGGAGCTTACGGCTAAAGCTACCGGATTTGTAATGCGGAGATATTTCAAAGTAGCCGATAACCTTCCTTTAACGGATGGCAACTTGTTTACCACCGTAAAGTATGGAATGAGCACGCATGGCGGTTTTGGACTACCCGGGAAGCCACGAGCACACCGTAAGTATTTAGCAGGAGCTTTATTGGCCGGCTTGCTTACAAGCGCACTGGTTATTGGCTTAAAGAAATAATTGATATTTAAGTAACAAAAGAAAAGCCTGTAGATTATTCCTCTGCAGGCTTTCTTTTGATATGTAATGAGGTTTGAAGTTTTTTAAATCATATTACTTACTATCAACTATCTGATTTTAGCTAATTCGTTTACGTACTTTTCTATTAGCGTATAGCCGTCTTTGCCTACTTTACTGGTATCTGCCAGGTTAGCTGTATCACTTAGGTGAGTCGACTCCCATTTATCGGGTATACCGTTGCCGTTTGTGTCGGCTAACTTTTGCGCAACAGGTAATTCCGGCTGGCCGCCGGCATCAACTTCGCTTTTAAATATAATGCCCAACTTGCCTAAACTCCGGAGGTAGCCAATAATGCGTGTATCGACGGCATCACGTGACAGGGATGCGCCTGCTTCGGCCAATACTTTTTGGTAAGCCTCTGTGGCACTTTCGGCTTTGACATTGGCTTTGTAAGTAGAGCGCGGCAACATGGTTAAGCCACGTTTTACAAAATCTGAGTCTACTGTTAAACGGCCATTCAGTTTGCCGTCTTTGTTCATATCTACATAGTTACCCTTATGGTAAACCTTATCAGTTGCCGAAAACATGCCAATAAAAGCATGGCCTGAATTAGGACCGGCAATAAAGTAATTATTTATAATATCTTGTGTGTGCACAGCAGCTGAGTGCCCGCCTACAAATCCGTTTACTCCCCAATTATACACCACGTTGTTCACATACTCTAAACCGGCCTTACCTTTGGGGTTACGGCTTTGGTTGTCAATCCACAAACAGTGGTGCACGGTTACATTAGTTGGGTTCTCGAACAAGGCTCCGAATCTTTGCGGGTCAATGGCTTCACCTACGAGACAGTATTGTAATGTGATGTTTGAGCTGTTTTTGATGTGCAAATTATCCCATCTTCCCCACTCAATACTTACGTGATCAAATATTACATCTTTACAATCATCAGCCACTACAGTGCAGGCGCCGCGTGGCATGTTGATGCTGCCTCTAAAACGCATATAACGCACAATGGTACTGTCTGAAAATGACACACCGTTGCCGTAAACTACAATCCCTTGTCCCGGTGCGGTTTGTCCGGCAATAGTAATTTTGGATGCGGCGGCTATTTTATCGGTAATTTTGATTACACCAGTTACATCAAACACCACAATACGGCTGGGTTTGCTAACTGCATCGCGGAAAGAACCTTCGCCTTTATCATTTAAATTAGTAACGTGATATACGCTGCCTCCCCTCCCGCCGGTTGCAAAGCGGCCAAAACCTTCGGCACCCGGAAAAGCCAGCTGTTGCGCCTCAACCGTAGTTGATGCAAGGCATACCCCTAAAGCAATGGTTGCACAAATACCTTGCGCTGCTTTTTGAAGGCTTAATTTTAGAGATGGTATTGAAAACATATTAGAGAAGTTAATTTTTGTTTTTGTTATTTAAAAGGTAAAAACCAGTTGCTTGTATTCATCAGGCGCGCCCTTACCGCCGAAGCTGCAGGGTTGCCATCTTTCAAAAGCTTATTGTATACCTTATCGGCCAGGAAAGCCGGATTGTTACGGCGTTGCGCTATACGCATCAGATCTTGCCACCGGTTACCCTCGTACGCTAACTCCAGGGCGGCTTCCTCCATTAGCTTGTCTTCCATGCCGAGCATATCCTGTTGCAGGTTTACGTTAAGCAGCGTGGTGTTAACACGCGCACGAATACCCAAATTGCGGTGATACTTTCCACGAATTGAGGGCGCATCAAGTTTGCGTGCATCAAACGCATAAGGCTCAGGCAATAGCGTTATTCTTCGTTTAGTTGCATCAGGCTGCGTTAAATCATCATACGCGCTTTTTATACCAGCATTTACCAGCGCCCAGGCAATTTTGGTTTGACCATCGCGGTTAGCGGCTTCTGCATAACGCAAGTGCAGGGTTGCCGTACGATACAAGAACCATTTGCCATTTTTTTCAAGCTGGTTTATAGGCAAGCCTGTAGACGTGCTTAAGTAGTTGTATAAAAATTTAACAATTACCGGCTGTCCATTTATAATCCTATATGTATTGTTAGGTCCTCTTAAATCAAATGGTGTGCCGTCACTTTGCTGCTGGGCGTTCCAATTATCAATTGCTGTTTGTGATGGTTTAACCAAGTACCTGCCGCCTGAATTTGCAAAAAGATCAACAAATGGATTTTCCGGAGCAAAGTTTTTGTCGAACACCATAGACCATATCCACTCGGTTTG
Protein-coding sequences here:
- a CDS encoding FAD-linked oxidase C-terminal domain-containing protein, with the protein product MDKKLQQLAGQLEGELFCDDTMRVLYATDASAYAEMPLAVAMPASVVDIRRLIEFARTEGTSLIPRTAGTSLAGQVVGKGIVVDVSKHFTKILEINAAERWVRVEPGVVRDELNLFLKPYNLFFGPETSTANRAMIGGMVGNNSCGSNSIIYRSTREHTIEIKALLSDSSEVEFKALSFDDFISKCAGDTLEARVYQGIRSQLSNYENQVEIRSEFPKQSIARRNTGYAIDIMLQSAPFTAGGEDFNFCKLLAGSEGTLAFITEIKLNLEPLPPRENGLLCVHFNSVNEALRANLIALKYRPSASELIDHYILECTKDNIEQSQNRFFVKGDPGAILVIEYARETRDEVLAIASQVEAEMRAAGLGYHFPLLFGTDTQRIWTLRKAGLGLLSNLPGDEKAVPVIEDTAVDVQDLPAYIQDFNEILKKYGLYAVHYAHAGSGELHLRPIINLKTAEGNRLFRVIAQEIAALVKKYKGSLSGEHGDGRLRGEFVEQMIGRRNYELLREIKSTWDPNNLFNPGKIVDTPPMNTMLRYQPGQQSPAFRTVFRYPNQDVLQHAEQCNGSGDCRKSHLIGGTMCPSYMATLNEKDTTRARANILRTFLTNSDKPNRFDHEEIKEVMDLCISCKGCKSECPSNVDMAKLKAEFLQHYQDANGVPFRSRLIANYAASARLGSVVPGLYNFIMTNALTARLVKSLAGFAQKRSIPTLGKLTLKKWFAQHKGSNSFASKKTIGRVYLFCDEFTNYQDTDIGVKAIMLLERLGYEVILPQHTESGRAHLSKGLLREAKKIAHINVQILSKLISADEPLIGIEPSAILTFRDEYVDLIDDDLLPAAKHLASNSFLIDEFIAAEIIKGNIKQKSFTNAQQLIKLHGHCQQKAWSALGATSRILSFPKHYTVETIPSGCCGMAGSFGYEKEHYNISMQIGELILLPTVRKQPHDVIIAAPGTSCRHQIKDGTGRRALHPVEILYNALL
- a CDS encoding MarR family winged helix-turn-helix transcriptional regulator; the protein is MKSYGLVHQLLNLVEQFEKESNGSEISMQGFAGFLVNHLQDSAPNETTPDIRFGENEKEAQSQAYQIDNSIARLFIYMSRYAKYYIKKALEGTPLQTGEDFTCLAILLTHDNMSKGDLISRNLQEKTSGTEVIRRLITAGLVEQWNDDKDKRGKRICITDAGRELLYDVFKEMNNVGKIVTGELNLSEKLVLQHLLQKLESFHYHHHEKKTINSKRDLQEFNS
- a CDS encoding DUF1338 domain-containing protein encodes the protein MYFGDETPLNIFLNILFERYSNKVPAVNKITNSLVAQDVVQSQDEIVNDHIAFRTLGVPHLGIQSFEKIFLHHGYQKRDYYYFEGKKLNAYWYAPPADKYPRIFMSELVVDQLSEHAQQIIHQYTDSIIADPVDSVNLNDGAQIGEFLHQSLWALPTKADYENLLQESEYAAWVIYNRYYLNHYTISVHALKEGYNRLEEFDAFVESLGIKLNTAGGKVKISGDGLLKQSSTVAEMQDALFADGQTMSIAGSYVEFAERLPLPEFAHLKPDELLTRHRRDGFETNNADKIFESTYTGQTKA
- a CDS encoding SDR family oxidoreductase, producing MFSLRDKIAVVTGGGSGIGKAISKLFAQQGATVHVIELNADAAQQTIDEIQSSGGHAFAHSGDVTNQQQILQVFQSISKIDVLVNNAGIAHVGNVEKTEEADFERVYNVNVKGAYNCLYAVVPIMKSNGGGVIVSMASIASSVGIADRFAYSMSKGAIHAMSMSVARDYLGDNIRSNSISPARVHTPFVDGFIAKNYAGREAEMFEKLSQSQPIGRMAKPEEVAALALYLCSDEAGFITGCDYPIDGGFIKLNN
- a CDS encoding 4-hydroxy-3-methylbut-2-enyl diphosphate reductase, with translation MLNLSVDIDANSGFCFGVVYAIEMAEQILEEQGYLYCLGDIVHNDEEVQRLQHKGLRIIDNDSFSVLRNEKVLIRAHGEPPSTYQLALANNIQLIDASCPVVLKLQNRIKRSYDNGEPIFIFGKEGHAEVIGLKGQTNNNAVVFGSYTELQTELLPAQITLYSQTTKSTAELYNIKDTLEASGAKVDLKDTICRQVSNRDLELREFAAHYDTVIFVSGKKSSNGKMLYQVCKEANSKTHFVSGLSDLQPEWFKQNDRVGICGATSSPMWLMEEVRDRIINL
- a CDS encoding SDR family oxidoreductase, which encodes MELQNNHLTGKTIVITGASSGAGRAAALEFAPFSPNLVLAARNENALNELSDECRQLGAQTLVVPVDVTDAKAMINLANAAQAWQGKVDVWINNAGVLAAGDFDKTPMEVHQQIIETNLLGYMNGAHAILPIFKAQQQGTIINNISIGGFLPVPFGAGYTASKFGLRGFSEALKAELTAWPDIHVCDLFPAFLDTPGIHHAGNYTGKVLRPAPPVYDPKRLAQTMANVIKDPRSNTYVGSLSLLLKLSHALFPELTAKATGFVMRRYFKVADNLPLTDGNLFTTVKYGMSTHGGFGLPGKPRAHRKYLAGALLAGLLTSALVIGLKK